The Vicia villosa cultivar HV-30 ecotype Madison, WI linkage group LG1, Vvil1.0, whole genome shotgun sequence genome includes a region encoding these proteins:
- the LOC131643815 gene encoding cyclin-dependent protein kinase inhibitor SMR3-like encodes MSTDLHLHHQLPKLRISAVKLDDVDADVPSSDQILEVPVDDIPSSPVTQPETETENENENNGAVVDGENGNDESYRTPTSKESKIPEILNCPPAPKKPKPFVSCKRKLMDEFQFFEVSSNEDMDAFFRSTFPKRTCPCT; translated from the coding sequence ATGTCCACCGATCTCCACCTCCACCATCAGTTACCTAAACTCCGAATCTCCGCCGTCAAACTCGACGACGTTGACGCCGACGTTCCCTCCTCCGATCAAATCCTTGAGGTTCCTGTCGACGATATCCCGTCGTCTCCAGTCACACAACCAGAAACCGAAACCGAAAACGAAAACGAGAACAACGGCGCCGTCGTTGATGGAGAGAACGGAAACGACGAGAGTTACCGGACTCCGACTTCGAAGGAAAGCAAAATACCGGAGATCTTGAATTGTCCGCCGGCGCCGAAGAAACCGAAGCCGTTCGTTTCGTGTAAGAGGAAGCTTATGGATGAATTTCAATTCTTCGAGGTTTCGAGTAACGAAGACATGGACGCGTTTTTCAGATCCACTTTTCCAAAGAGGACTTGTCCTTGTACATGA